A DNA window from Acidobacteriota bacterium contains the following coding sequences:
- the rimP gene encoding ribosome maturation factor RimP, with amino-acid sequence MTEFDREQVGRIIERVAVREGLELVHWERVGPRNNFVLRIYIDKPGGVSHSDCEAVSKQVGTLLDVEDLIANRYLLEVSSPGIERGLYKQADYERFAGSRIKLRTSQPIDGQRNFRGKLIGLVGDNVCLDADRRGQIEVPYENVVRANVEHEF; translated from the coding sequence ATGACCGAGTTTGACCGAGAGCAGGTTGGCAGAATCATCGAGCGTGTTGCGGTGCGAGAGGGACTCGAGCTAGTCCATTGGGAGAGGGTCGGCCCACGCAACAACTTCGTGCTGCGCATTTACATCGACAAACCTGGCGGCGTCAGCCACAGCGATTGCGAGGCGGTCAGCAAGCAAGTCGGAACGCTGCTGGATGTAGAAGACCTGATCGCGAATCGATACCTCCTTGAGGTTTCGTCGCCTGGGATAGAGCGCGGCCTCTACAAACAGGCAGATTACGAGCGATTCGCGGGAAGCCGGATCAAGCTGAGGACGTCTCAGCCTATTGACGGCCAGCGAAACTTTCGCGGCAAGCTGATAGGCCTTGTTGGCGACAACGTTTGTCTTGATGCCGACAGGCGAGGTCAGATTGAGGTGCCTTACGAAAATGTCGTAAGGGCGAATGTTGAACACGAGTTTTAG
- a CDS encoding class I SAM-dependent methyltransferase, whose product MATYNEKPKIIEHYDFLSPYYRALWGEHLHHGFWETGAETKEEAQLALTAHLAESAQTPNGAVILDVGCGFGGSSIYLATKYQATVTGITISPVQAAMAQEAAANATAKFLVMDADDITLRDKFDVVWSIEAISHFTNKPGFFIRAAELLKPGGTLALIDWFRQEHLPAAQHRAYIKPIERGMLVELKTIADYAEMIRAAGLEITHTSDLSERCSKTWEISANLIKNRALWRVASEQGAEFIRFLRSFSAMRKGFASGCFVYGMLVARRR is encoded by the coding sequence ATGGCGACTTACAACGAAAAACCCAAAATCATCGAACACTACGACTTCTTGAGCCCTTACTATCGCGCCTTGTGGGGCGAGCACCTGCACCACGGCTTTTGGGAAACAGGAGCCGAGACAAAAGAAGAAGCCCAACTAGCTCTCACGGCTCATCTCGCCGAATCGGCTCAGACGCCGAATGGGGCTGTCATCCTGGATGTTGGGTGTGGGTTCGGAGGCAGTAGCATCTATTTGGCCACCAAGTACCAAGCTACAGTCACTGGAATAACCATATCTCCAGTCCAGGCAGCGATGGCGCAAGAAGCCGCTGCCAACGCAACCGCGAAATTTCTGGTCATGGACGCCGACGACATCACATTGCGAGACAAGTTTGATGTGGTCTGGTCTATTGAGGCGATTTCTCACTTTACTAACAAGCCCGGGTTCTTCATCCGAGCAGCGGAGTTATTGAAGCCCGGCGGGACTCTGGCGTTAATCGACTGGTTCAGGCAGGAACACCTTCCGGCGGCCCAGCATCGGGCCTATATCAAGCCGATCGAGCGTGGGATGCTTGTAGAACTCAAGACCATTGCAGACTATGCTGAAATGATCCGGGCCGCAGGCTTGGAGATCACGCATACCAGCGATTTGAGCGAGCGGTGCTCTAAGACCTGGGAAATCTCCGCGAACCTCATTAAGAACCGAGCGCTGTGGCGGGTAGCAAGCGAGCAGGGCGCTGAGTTCATTCGCTTCCTTCGATCGTTCAGCGCAATGAGGAAAGGCTTCGCGTCGGGCTGTTTCGTCTACGGGATGCTCGTCGCGCGCAGGCGATAG